Genomic window (Leptotrichia sp. oral taxon 212):
AGGCTGACAATTTCTCATTGATGAATAACCTTCTCTTCCATATCTTACATGGCCTATTAGAATATTTCCTATATAGCTGTTTAAATCTTCCAGAGAAAATACATCAGCTACAAGTCCAGGCTTTTTTATAGTTCTATGTCTCACTTTATTTTCAGTAACAGTGTCACATATTGTAAATCCTGCACTTTGCTGACCTCTATGTTGTAATGCAAACATACCGTAGTAGGCAAGTCCACCTAAATCTTTTCTTACTTCCTTTGAATGTATTGCCAAAATTCCCATTTTCTTTTTTTCCTCCATTTTCATAATCTTTCAAAAATATTCCGCTCTGTAAAAATGTTTTTTAAATTATTCATTTCATATTAGAATCAGTTAAAATAAATTTTTTTAATAGTCCACTATAGGATACTTTCCTGAAAAACATCCCACACAGAAATCATTTTTACAAGTATGGTAACTGTTTTCATTCATATCAGATCTGATACTTTTTTCCCTTAAAATTTTCAATAAATTTTCTAGTGACAGATATTCCAATGTATTAGCTCCAATCTCATGGCAAATTTCTTCAGTAGTCATGTAACTTGCCACCAGTTCCTTTTTATTGGCAATATCTACACCAAAATAGCATTCGCTCAGCACTTTCGGCGAGGCAGACCTGAAATGTACTTCCTTTGCTCCTGCATCACGCATCATTTTTATAAGTTTTTTCGATGTAGTTCCCCTCACCAGTGAGTCATCCACTACAACTACTCTTTTTCCTTCTATCATTTTTCTTATGGGATTCAGTTTTACCTTTACTGCCTGTTCTCTAAGTTCCTGTGTTGGATAAATAAAGCTTCTTCCAATATATTTATTTTTTACCAGTGCCTTTGCAAAAGGAATTCCGCTTGCTTCAGCATAGCCTATTGCCGCAGGGATACCTGAATCTGGGACTCCTATTACAATATCAGCTTCTACAGGATGCTGTTCATACAGATATCTTCCTGCATCATGCCTTACCTGGTACACATCAATTCCGTTTATTATACTGTCTGGTCTTGCAAAGTATACATATTCAAAGGCACATGAAGCTTTTCCCTCATTTTTTCTATTATTTTCCAGAAGTTCTAAATATTTTATTGATTCAATTCCATTTTCATCAATAATAATCATTTCTCCGGCATTTATATCCCTGATATATTTTGCATTTACAGTGTCCAGTGCCACCGTTTCAGAAGCAAGTACATAAGTTCCGTCTTTTCTCTGTCCCATACATAATGGTCTTATTCCTCTCGGATCTCTGATTCCAATCAGTTTATCATTTATAATTATTACTAATGCAAAAGCTCCTTCAATGACATCAAGAGTTTTTAACAGGGCTTCCCTCATTCCGTATTTTGCATTTCTACCTAACAGCTTTAAAATTACTTCCGTATCAGAAGTTGCGTGAAAGGTAATACCATCCTTCATCAGTTTCTCTTTTAATTTTTCAATTTTTATGAGATTCCCGTTATGTGCAAGAGAAATATTACCCATTCCGGAATCTCCGCTAAATGGCTGTGCATTATCAACAGTAACTATTCCGGTTGTTGCATATCTTACATGACCTATCAGGATATTTCCTTTATATTTTAACAGTTCGTTTATTGAAAACACTTCAGAAACTAATCCCATATCCTTCAATGTCTTATGTCTTATCTTATTTTCTGTAATACTGTCACAAATCGTCATTCCTGCACATTCCTGACCCCTATGTTGTAAAGCCTGCATTCCAATATATGCCAGTGATGTCAGATTTTCACGTATTTTATTTGAATGGAAGGCGATCACTCCACATTCTTCCTCCATTTTATCTGACTTTTCTAAAAACATGAAATTCTCTCCTTCTCATTCCTCATTACTAGGCTTCCAATCTGTTTAAAATCTCAATATATGCTTCTTCTATTCCACCTAAATCCTGTCTAAATCTGTCTTTATCCAGTTTCTTTCCTGTTGCCTTGTCCCACAGTCTGCATGTATCAGGTGTTATTTCATCTGCAAGAAGTATTTCTCCCTTGCTATTTTTACCAAATTCTATCTTGAAGTCCACTAATGTAATTCCTTCTTCATCAAATACTTTTTTCAGAAGATCGTTTATTTTTGAAGTTGTTTCATAAATATATCTCAGCTCATCAAAAGTAGCAAGTCCCATAGCTACCGCATGATAGTCATTTATCAATGGATCTCCATATTCATCATTTTTATAGCAGATTTCAAATATTGTAGTCTTGGGCACAGTTCCATCAGCAATTCCAACTCTTTTTGCCATGGAGCCTGTTATTACATTTCTCACAATCACTTCAAGAGGAACTATTTCAAGCTTTTCACAGAGCTGATCCCTGTCATTAAGCATTTCCTTAAAGTGTGTTCTTATTCCATTTTTTTCAAGTACTGAAAATAATTTGGCAGTAATTTTGTTATTTATAATTCCTTTATCTTTAATAGTTCCTTTTTTTACTCCATTTCCTGCTGTTGCATCATCCTTATAATGAATAATTACTAAATTTTCATCATCCGTTGAGTATACCTGTTTTGCTTTTCCTTCATAAATAAAATCTTTTTTTTGCATTTTTAATTCCTCCTGATTTTTTATAATTCTTATCTAAAATTCCACTTTTTCATCATTTTCTTTAATAAATTTTTCCTTCATTTCTTTTCTGAATTTTACAAGTTTTTCCTTGATTTCAGTATACTTTAAAGCTAGAATCTGTACAGCCAGCATAGCCGCATTATATGAATTGTCTATTCCTACAGTTGCAACAGGAATTGATTTTGGCATCTGTACAATCGAATAAAGGGCATCGAGTCCTCCTATAGCTCCGTTTAAAGGTACTCCCACTACAGGAAGTACTGTTTTTGATGCAATAACTCCTGGAAGATGAGCCGCCAGACCTGCTCCAGCTATTATCACTTCAGCTCCTCTTTTTTCAACATCTGCAAGAACTTCTTCTAATTTTTCAGGAACTCTGTGAGCAGAAAGTACATAAGCTTCATATTCTATTCCAAATTCCTTAAGACAGTTTGCAGCTCCTTTCATTTTTTCCGTATCCGATTTACTTCCAAAAAATATTGCTACTTTCATTATTATTTTTCCTCCTTAATAGTTAATTTTATTATCGTATCTCCTATCTCAAGATTTTGCCGCTTTAAAATAAAATTATTTTCATTTACTTTTTCATAATTATTATTTTCTATGTCAGATATTATTTCATTCAATAATTTTAATTCCTTTTGATATTCACCAACAACTAAAAAATACATTTTTTTATCTATTGATACTTCTGAAGTATTAAAGCTATATTTTTTTTCTTTTATTTCCTCTAGTATTCTTATGATTTCACTTTGAATTTTTTTCAGTTTTTTGACAATTTGATAAAAATAATAACAACAAAATAACTAAAAGTAGAAATTTATTTATTTTTTTCACATCAAACTTCCTTTACAAAAAACAAATTTATTCAAGGTACGAAGATAGAAATAATATAAATCAAAATTCTATCTCTGTAATATAAAATTTTTTTTTTCTTATTTGAAAAATTTTACTCCATTTCTGAATATATTCTGATCCTTGTTTCCATATATATTTTTATATAAATTTTTTCCAGTTCTTTCAGAATGTGCCATCTTTCCAAATATTCTTCCTTTATGAGCAAGCATTCCCTCTATTGCATAATATGAACCGTTAGGGTTAAATTTCGGATCCATGCTTGGCTTTCCATCAAAATCTACATATTTTGTAGCTATCTGATTATTTTTATACAGTTTTTTATATTCTTCCTCAGTAATGACAACTCTTCCTTCTCCGTGTGACATCGGAATGGCGTGTATATCTTCTTCATCCATTCCCATCAGCCATGGAGAATTGTTTGAAATAATTTTAGTCATTACTATTTTCGACATATGCTTATTTATATTGTTAAATGTCAATGTAGGAGAATCTTCGTTCAGTCCCCTTACTTCGCCATATGGTAACAGACCTGATTTTATGAGTGCCTGAAATCCGTTACATATTCCAAGTATCAAACCATCACGTTTCAGAAGATTATTTATTGCTTTCTTAATTTTTTCGTTTTTCAGCACTGCAACCATGAATTTTGCTGATCCATCAGGTTCATCTCCGGCACTGAATCCTCCTGGAAGCATTAATATCTGAGAGTTCTCTATTTCCTTGACAAAATTATCTATGGAATCCAGTATATTACTCTGAGAAAGATTATTAAACACACCTATCTTAGTGATTCCACCTTCCCTGTTAAAAGTCCTCTCAAGGTCATACTCACAGTTAGTACCTGGAAATACAGGTATAAATACTCTTGGTTTTGCTATACTGTTGGAAAAACTGCTTATTACATTTTCTCTTTCAATAAGTTCTATTTTTTTGTATTTAACACTACTACAGTGAGTCATTATGCAACTATTCTCAACTTCCTTTCTTGTAGGAAAGATTTTTTCCAGAGGTTTTTCCCATTCTTCTATCAGTTCATCCAGAGTAATTTCAAATTTATTATCAATTACTATTTTTCCTTCTGAAACTACATTTCCAAGAAGAACAGCATTTTCATAGTCAAGATTATAAGGAGATTCCAGTATAAATGTTCCATATCCTGCCTTAAACCATTCATTTTCCCCTATTATTCCATCTGACTTTATATCTAAACCTAACTTATTTCCAAAAGTCATTTTTGCAACTGCTTCAGATATACCACCATTTTTCACTGCTGATGCCGATACAATCTTTTTATTTTTAATATTTTCAGTTATAAAATCAAAATTTTTCTTTAATTCCTTTAAGTCAGGTAAATCATTCCTATCATAGGCTGTCCTTACAAGATAAATATTGTTTCCCGCCTTCTTAAATTCAGATGAAATTACATTTTCAGCAGTTGTCATACTCACCGCAAATGAAACCAGTGTAGGCGGTACAGAAATATCGTTGAAAGTTCCGCTCATGGAATCCTTCCCCCCTATTGAAGGCAGTCCAAATTCCTTCTGGATATGAAATGCTCCTAACAGTGCCGATAAAGGTCTTCCCCATTTTTTTGAATCCTTACCTAATCTTTCAAAATATTCCTGAAAAGTAAATCTTATATTTTTATAATCTCCACCAGATGCCACTATTTTAGTCATAGATTCTATTACAGCGTATGCTCCTCCATGGAATGTTGACTGTTTTGCCACAAAAGGATTGTATCCGTAACCTACCATTGAAGCCACATCTGTTTCGGCATTTTCAACAGAAACTTTCTGAACAGACACTTCTGAAGGTGTCAACTGATATTTTCCTCCATAAGGCATCAGTACAGTTGTCGAACCGATTGTTGAATCAAATGTTTCCATAAGTCCTCTTTGTGAGCATACATTCAGATCCTTAAGATTGTTAATAAATTTTTCCTTAAAGTCTGCTCCGTCAATTTTTCTTTCCAGATTAAGTTTGGCTGTTTTTTCTATTTCTATGTCTATATTTGATTTTGCACCGTTTGTATTTAGAAAATCCCTTGAAATATCAGCTATAACTTCATTTCTGTATTTCATTACAAGTCTTCCTGTATCATTTACTTCAGCCACTTTATATGCTTCAAGATTTTCCTCTTCAGCAAGTTTTATAAATTTTTCTACATTTTCCTCTCTCACAACTACTGCCATTCTTTCCTGTGATTCTGAAATAGCAAGTTCAGTACCTGTAAGACCGACATATTTTACTCTTACCTTGTCCAGATCTATTTCAAGTCCGTCAGCAAGTTCCCCGATTGCTACGGAAACTCCTCCTGCACCGAAATCATTACATTTTTTTATAAGCTTTGTAACTTCCTTGTTTCTGAACAGTCTCTGAATTTTTCTCTCAGTTACCGCATTTCCCTTCTGAACTTCGGCACTGCATTTTTCTGATGATTCTGTCGTATGTTCCTTCGAGGATCCTGTTGCTCCTCCAATACCGTCTCTTCCTGTTCTTCCTCCTAAAAGAATAACTACATCACCTTTTTCAGGCTTTTCCCTGATGATATTTTCAGCAGGTGCAGCTCCCACTACAAGTCCCAGTTCCAATCTCTTAGCCTTGTATCCTTCATCATATATTTCATTTACATATGTCGTTGCCAGCCCTATCTGATTACCATATGAGGAATATCCGTGTGCAGCCTTCTGAGTAATTACCCTCTGAGGGAGTTTTCCTTCAAGCGTATCGTTCAGTTTTTCGGTTGGATCTCCCGAACCACTTATTCTGACTGCCTGATATACAAATGTTCTTCCTGATAACGGATCCCTTATAGCACCACCGATACATGTAGATGCTCCTCCAAATGGTTCTATTTCTGTAGGATGATTATGTGTCTCATTTTTAAACTGTAAAATCCATTTTTCTATTTTCCCTTTCACGGGCACATCAATATATATTGAACATGCATTTATTTCATCTGAAACTTCCAGATCAGGAAGTTCTCCTCTTTTTCTCTGTTCCTTTCCAAATACTGTTGCCAGATCCATCAGTGTCATCGGTTTTGCAGAAATTTTTTCTCCATGTACATATTCCCTGCTTTTTACATATTCCTTCAATGTCTTTTCTATTATATCCCTGTACACTTCATTTTCTATCTTTACATCATCTATTATCGTTTCAAATGTAGTATGTCTGCAATGATCAGACCAGTATGTGTCGAGAACTCTTATTTCAGTTTCAGTAGGATTTCTTTTTTCCTCATTTTTAAAATATTCCTGAATAAAAAGCATATCATCTGCAGTCATTGCAAGTTCAAGGCTTTTTCTCATTTCTTCTATCTCTTCTGAAGTCTTATTTATAAAGTTTTCATAAACCGGAACTTTTTCCATATTTTCCTGCTCAGGATTTTCTTCAAGTATATCTAAATTTTTCTCTCTCATTTCAACTTCATTTATATAATATTTTTTTATTTTACTCAGCTCTTCAGTAGTCACATTTCCATAAAGAATTATCAGCTTTCCGCTTTTCACATTGAAATTTTCGTTATCTGCCAGAAGATTTATACATTGAACTGCAGAATCAGCCCTCTGATCATACTGTCCAGGTATAAATTCAACTGCAAAATGTATATTTTCCCTATTTTCCACGACAGAAAATACTTCTTCCAATGAATTATAAACTCTGTCCACATTTACTTCGGAAAAAACAATTTTTTCCATTTTTTTCAGATCTTCCTTGCTTAAATTAAAAACATCATAGATATTTAAGATTCTCAGGAAATCCAGTGATTCAATCCCTACATTTTCCTTTAAATCATTCATCAGATTCTGTGTTTCTACTCTAAAATCTTCTCTTTTTTCCACAAAGATTCTATAATTCATTTTCTCCTCCTACTATTTATTTCAATTAATTTAATAATAAAATCGATATAAAAAAATCTAAGTAAGGGGACACTTAGATTTTGGGTGTATTTAAATTTTTCTCTGAAAAAATATATTTTTTGGGCATAAAAAACTGAGAAGACAAAAAATTATGTCTAAAAATCGTTATTTTTGAAATGATAAATAGAAAATTTTTCATTATTCCTCCTTCATAATTCTGTCTTCTACAACAAAAAATCTGATTTCATTACACTACAAAAGCGAAATAATAATCAGATTACAATTTCCTATTTATTTCACTTATAGTTAGCAATTTATGGTTGCCTGTAGAAACAATTCGCCTTATTCGAAAAATATATAAGTTTTGTTTTATTTTTATATTATAAAGTATATCAGATATTAAGTTATTTTTCAAGGATTAATCTGATTAAATCTCCTTCTGCTTTATTAATCCTGTCTTATAGGATATAAGCAGCTTCTTCAGATCATCTATCTGCTTCTGAAGTTCTTTTCCTATGTCAGTGTCTTTTACCTTAGTTATTTCACGTATTTCGTCAAAAACTACCGTTGAAGAAAGAATATCCGCACCTTCTTTTATTGCCTTTTCCT
Coding sequences:
- the purF gene encoding amidophosphoribosyltransferase, with translation MFLEKSDKMEEECGVIAFHSNKIRENLTSLAYIGMQALQHRGQECAGMTICDSITENKIRHKTLKDMGLVSEVFSINELLKYKGNILIGHVRYATTGIVTVDNAQPFSGDSGMGNISLAHNGNLIKIEKLKEKLMKDGITFHATSDTEVILKLLGRNAKYGMREALLKTLDVIEGAFALVIIINDKLIGIRDPRGIRPLCMGQRKDGTYVLASETVALDTVNAKYIRDINAGEMIIIDENGIESIKYLELLENNRKNEGKASCAFEYVYFARPDSIINGIDVYQVRHDAGRYLYEQHPVEADIVIGVPDSGIPAAIGYAEASGIPFAKALVKNKYIGRSFIYPTQELREQAVKVKLNPIRKMIEGKRVVVVDDSLVRGTTSKKLIKMMRDAGAKEVHFRSASPKVLSECYFGVDIANKKELVASYMTTEEICHEIGANTLEYLSLENLLKILREKSIRSDMNENSYHTCKNDFCVGCFSGKYPIVDY
- the purC gene encoding phosphoribosylaminoimidazolesuccinocarboxamide synthase — encoded protein: MQKKDFIYEGKAKQVYSTDDENLVIIHYKDDATAGNGVKKGTIKDKGIINNKITAKLFSVLEKNGIRTHFKEMLNDRDQLCEKLEIVPLEVIVRNVITGSMAKRVGIADGTVPKTTIFEICYKNDEYGDPLINDYHAVAMGLATFDELRYIYETTSKINDLLKKVFDEEGITLVDFKIEFGKNSKGEILLADEITPDTCRLWDKATGKKLDKDRFRQDLGGIEEAYIEILNRLEA
- the purE gene encoding 5-(carboxyamino)imidazole ribonucleotide mutase — encoded protein: MKVAIFFGSKSDTEKMKGAANCLKEFGIEYEAYVLSAHRVPEKLEEVLADVEKRGAEVIIAGAGLAAHLPGVIASKTVLPVVGVPLNGAIGGLDALYSIVQMPKSIPVATVGIDNSYNAAMLAVQILALKYTEIKEKLVKFRKEMKEKFIKENDEKVEF
- a CDS encoding phosphoribosylformylglycinamidine synthase, with the translated sequence MNYRIFVEKREDFRVETQNLMNDLKENVGIESLDFLRILNIYDVFNLSKEDLKKMEKIVFSEVNVDRVYNSLEEVFSVVENRENIHFAVEFIPGQYDQRADSAVQCINLLADNENFNVKSGKLIILYGNVTTEELSKIKKYYINEVEMREKNLDILEENPEQENMEKVPVYENFINKTSEEIEEMRKSLELAMTADDMLFIQEYFKNEEKRNPTETEIRVLDTYWSDHCRHTTFETIIDDVKIENEVYRDIIEKTLKEYVKSREYVHGEKISAKPMTLMDLATVFGKEQRKRGELPDLEVSDEINACSIYIDVPVKGKIEKWILQFKNETHNHPTEIEPFGGASTCIGGAIRDPLSGRTFVYQAVRISGSGDPTEKLNDTLEGKLPQRVITQKAAHGYSSYGNQIGLATTYVNEIYDEGYKAKRLELGLVVGAAPAENIIREKPEKGDVVILLGGRTGRDGIGGATGSSKEHTTESSEKCSAEVQKGNAVTERKIQRLFRNKEVTKLIKKCNDFGAGGVSVAIGELADGLEIDLDKVRVKYVGLTGTELAISESQERMAVVVREENVEKFIKLAEEENLEAYKVAEVNDTGRLVMKYRNEVIADISRDFLNTNGAKSNIDIEIEKTAKLNLERKIDGADFKEKFINNLKDLNVCSQRGLMETFDSTIGSTTVLMPYGGKYQLTPSEVSVQKVSVENAETDVASMVGYGYNPFVAKQSTFHGGAYAVIESMTKIVASGGDYKNIRFTFQEYFERLGKDSKKWGRPLSALLGAFHIQKEFGLPSIGGKDSMSGTFNDISVPPTLVSFAVSMTTAENVISSEFKKAGNNIYLVRTAYDRNDLPDLKELKKNFDFITENIKNKKIVSASAVKNGGISEAVAKMTFGNKLGLDIKSDGIIGENEWFKAGYGTFILESPYNLDYENAVLLGNVVSEGKIVIDNKFEITLDELIEEWEKPLEKIFPTRKEVENSCIMTHCSSVKYKKIELIERENVISSFSNSIAKPRVFIPVFPGTNCEYDLERTFNREGGITKIGVFNNLSQSNILDSIDNFVKEIENSQILMLPGGFSAGDEPDGSAKFMVAVLKNEKIKKAINNLLKRDGLILGICNGFQALIKSGLLPYGEVRGLNEDSPTLTFNNINKHMSKIVMTKIISNNSPWLMGMDEEDIHAIPMSHGEGRVVITEEEYKKLYKNNQIATKYVDFDGKPSMDPKFNPNGSYYAIEGMLAHKGRIFGKMAHSERTGKNLYKNIYGNKDQNIFRNGVKFFK